Proteins encoded by one window of Bactrocera oleae isolate idBacOlea1 chromosome 4, idBacOlea1, whole genome shotgun sequence:
- the LOC106614527 gene encoding activating signal cointegrator 1 complex subunit 1 → MSREVLAPPIQRMDNNRCYRVNLIHEDFGNQRPAMQRKGHKPETTNPETAYMEQDLYAEDDDDEQEDSENFQIEELTSGHYKLTMHVAQSFYGGLIGFKGNTKRRIESETRTDIFIPRAREGGLKQVEDITVKGKTRISVMMARRKINLIIVSLRKRMRPTHFTCVPLNYGEIKERFCEFKKELLELNLPGIDEMLFQTEECIHLTLSTCILLDAAERSKAVEILQSCKIFLSDLRTPFQIEVRGLEIMNDDPSAVRVLYARVESPELQKFADLAVHPFLRSGLGFNDYDRDNVKLHMTIMNNRYRKQLDAKAAGSFDAREILKRYGDYNFGRVECSEVHLCVMHNTSGDKHGTFYKITGSLKF, encoded by the exons ATGAGCCGAGAAGTATTGGCACCACCAATACAACGAATGGACAACAATCGCTGTTATCGTGTCAATTTAATACATGAAGACTTTGGTAATCAACGTCCAGCTATGCAGCGCAAAGGACATAAACCTGAGACAACAAATCCCGAAACTGCATATATGGAGCAAG ACCTGTATGCCGAAGATGACGATGATGAGCAAGAAGATAGCGAAAACTTCCAAATAGAGGAACTTACAAGCGGTCATTATAAACTGACTATGCATGTTGCACA GAGTTTTTATGGTGGCTTGATCGGTTTCAAGGGCAACACGAAGCGGCGGATTGAATCAGAAACGCGTACAGACATTTTTATTCCACGCGCTAGGGAAGGTGGTCTGAAACAAGTCGAAGATATCACTGTAAAGG GTAAAACACGAATAAGCGTTATGATGGCTCGTAGAAAGATAAATTTGATAATAGTTTCTCTGCGTAAACGTATGCGACCAACGCATTTTACCTGTGTACCATTAAATTACGGTGAAATAAAGGAACGATTCTGTGAATTTAAG AAAGAACTTCTGGAGCTTAATTTGCCAGGTATTGATGAAATGCTTTTCCAAACTGAGGAGTGCATACATTTAACATTAAGCACATGTATATTGCTAGATGCCGCTGAGCGTTCTAAAGCTGTCGAGATATTACAAAGTTGCAA GATATTTCTCTCCGACCTACGAACACCATTTCAAATTGAAGTTAGGGGACTGGAAATTATGAATGATGACCCGAGTGCTGTACGCGTGTTATATGCGCGTGTAGAATCGCCTGAATTACAAAAGTTTGCTGATTTGGCAGTGCATCCATTTTTGCGTAGTGGTTTAGGGTTTAATGATTATGATCGAGATAATGTGAAATTGCATATGACTATAATGAATAATCGGTATCGTAAACAGTTGGACGCGAAAGCAGCAGGCTCTTTCGATGCACGTGAAATATTAAAACGTTACGGTGATTACAATTTTGGTAGAGTGGAGTGTAGTGAGGTGCATCTGTGTGTGATGCATAATACATCGGGTGATAAACATGGAACATTCTACAAAATCACTGGAAGCTTAAAGTTCTAA